The segment CGTCGCTCCACGGCGGCGCGGCGACCGGCGTGGTGGCCGCCCGGACCTGGACCCGCTCGACCGTGCCGCCGTCCAGGTGCGTGCCGAAACGGTCCTCCACGATGCTCTGGACATACGCCCTGCTGAGCTCGCCGCGCAGGCCGATCGGCCGGTTCTCGTCACCGTGCGTACTGGCGTAGAAGGACCAGGCGCGGCGCAGCTCGTTCTGGTTGGCGTGGCTGGGGGCCGGGTTGTGCAGGATCTTGGCGATGTCCATGGCCGTGAGGTCGGTCCAGCCGGTGGTCGCGGTGTCGCCGTCGGCCTTGCGCACTTCGGCGCGGGCCCAGATGTGGGTGTTCTGCTGGACCGGGTTGGGGGCGAACAGCTTCCAGTTCTGCTCGAACTCGGGGTAGATGTACTCGGCGACCAGGTCACCGTGCTGCTTGGTGGCGGTGTTCTCCGGCGCGACGTGCAGAAACACCGCGAGCAGGTGGACGCAGGTGCCGACCGCCACGACGGCGACGCCCAGCGCCACCGCTATCCGGGAGGGGAGCGACAGCGCGCCGATCGGCCCGATGTCACCACCGGGCCGGGGCCGCGTGTCCTCGGATGCCTCGGGTGGCTCCATGTCGCTCGCGCTCCTCGTTCCCCTCGTACCGTTCCGCACGGAACGGTACTCATGCCGCACAGCAGGGGTACAGCCATCCCCGTTTCTCTCCGTGTCGTCCACGTTATCCACAGGCCGCCGACCCACCTTGACAGTGCCCCGGGCCCGGCCCACCATGGAACCGAACGATCGGTCGGTCGGGAATCGGCGGCCAGGAGCAAGGGGGCTCTGCATGACGACAGCACCGGCGGTGGGCAACGCCACGGACACCGCGGACTCGGACACGGGCACAGGCACGGGCATCGACCCGCGTCTCGCCGCATTCGACGCCGCGGTCGCCGCGGACTCGCGGATCGAGCCGCGCGACTGGATGCCGGACGCCTATCGCGCGACGCTCATCCGGCAGATGGCGCAGCACGCCCACTCCGAGATCATCGGCATGCAGCCCGAGGCCAACTGGATAACGCGTGCGCCCTCACTGCGCCGCAAGGCCATCCTCATGGCCAAGGTGCAGGACGAGGCCGGCCACGGCCTGTATCTCTACAGCGCCACCGAAACCCTGGGCGCCGCCCGCGACGAGCTCCTCGACAAGCTGCACACCGGCCGCCAGCGGTACTCGTCGATCTTCAACTACCCCACCCTGACCTGGGCCGATGTCGGCGCCATCGGCTGGCTGGTGGATGGCGCGGCGATCACCAACCAGGTGCCGCTGTGCCGCTGCTCGTACGGCCCCTACGCCCGGGCGATGGTGCGGATCTGCAAGGAGGAGTCCTTCCACCAGCGGCAGGGGTACGAGCTGCTGCTCGCGCTCAGCCGCGGCACCCCCGCCCAGCACGCGATGGCGCAGGACGCGGTGGACCGCTGGTGGTGGCCCTCGCTGATGATGTTCGGCCCGCCCGATGACGAGTCCGGCCACTCCGCCCAATCCATGGCCTGGAAGATCAAGCGGCATTCCAATGACGAGCTGCGCCAGCGCTTCGTCGACATCTGCGTCCCGCAGGCCGAGATCCTCGGTCTCACCCTCCCCGACCCCGCCCTGCGGTGGAACGAGGAGCGCGGTTCGCACGACTACGGGCCCATCGACTGGACGGAGTTCCAGGAGGTCCTGCGCGGCAACGGGCCGTGCAACGAGCAGCGGATCACCCAGCGCCGCCGGGCGCACGAAGAGGGCGAGTGGGTGCGGGAGGCCGCCACGGCCTACGCGGCCAAGCACGAGGGGGTACGGAAATGACCGGCAACGACTGGCCGCTGTGGGAGGTCTTCGTCCGCAGCCGGCGCGGGCTGAGCCACAGCCACGCGGGCAGCCTGCACGCACCGGACGCGACGATGGCCCTGCGGCAGGCGCGCGACCTGTACACCCGGCGCGGCGAGGGCGTGTCGATCTGGGTCGTGCCGTCCTCGCAGGTCACCGCCTCCTCCCCGGACGAGAAGGACTCCTTCTTCGAGCCCGCCGCCGACAAGCCCTACCGGCACCCGACCTTCTACGAGATCCCGGAAGGGGTGCGCCATCTATGAACGCCCCGATCGCCCTGGGCGATGACGCCCTCGTCCTGGCGCAGCGGCTCGGCGAGTGGGCCGGCCACGCACCGGTCCTGGAAGAGGATGTCGCCCTGGCCAACATCGCCCTGGACCTGCTGGGCCAGGCCCGGGTGCTGCTCTCGCTGGCCGGGGACGAGGACGAGCTGGCATATCTGCGGGAGGAGCGCGAGTTCCGCAACGTCCAGCTCGTGGAGCAGCCCAACGGCGACTTCGCCCACACCATCGCCCGCCAGCTCTACTTCTCCTCGTACCAGGAGCTGATGTACGGCGAGCTGGCCACGGGCCCGGGTGAGCCGGCGGCGCTCGCGGCCAAGGCGGTGAAGGAGGTCGCCTACCACCGGGACCATGCCGTGCAGTGGACGCTCCGGCTCGGCGACGGCACACCGGAGAGCCATGAGCGGATGCAGCGCGCCCTGGACGCCCTGTGGCGGTACACCGGAGAGCTGTTCCAGCCGGTCGAGGGACTGCCCGTCGACCTGCCGGCGCTGCGCGGACCCTGGCTGGAGACGGTCGGCGAAGTCGCGGCCCGCGCCACGCTGACCCTGCCGGACGGCCCCGACCGCACGGCATGGTCGGCGGGAGCGGGGCGGCAGGGCGTCCACACCGAGCCCTTCGGGCGGATGCTCGCGGAGATGCAGCACCTGCACCGCTCCCACCCGGGGGCGTCATGGTGACCACCATGCTGGAGGAGGAGCTGCGGCAGGCGGTCGGCGCCGTCCCGGACCCCGAGCTGCCAGTGGTGACCCTGGAAGAGCTGGGCATCGTGCGCGGTGTCCGCCTCGTCGGCCCGGGCCGGGTCGAGGTCGAGCTCACTCCGACCTACACCGGCTGCCCCGCCATCGACACCATGGCCGCCGATGTGACCAGGGTGCTGCGCGAGCACGGCATCGCGGAGGTCTCGGTGCGTACCGTTCTGTCGCCCCCGTGGTCGACCGAGGCGATCAGCGCCGAGGGCCGCCGCAAGCTGGCCGAGTACGGCATCGCCCCGCCCCGGCCGACCGGGGCCGGCGGCGGTCCGGTGCCGGTGGGGCTGTCGGTGCGGTGCCCGCACTGCGGCTCGCTCGACACCACACTCCTGAACCGCTTCTCGTCCACCGCCTGCAAGTCGCTGCGCCGCTGCGAGAGCTGCCGCGAGCCCTTCGACCACTTCAAGGAGCTGTAGATGTTCCACGCACTCCGGGTCGCCGAGGTCGAACGGCTCACGGACGACTCGGTGGCCGTCACCTTCGAGGTGCCGCCGCACCTGCGCGAGGAGTACCGCTTCTCGGCCGGCCAGCACCTGGCGATCCGCCGGTTCACCGACAGCGGCCAGGAGATCCGCCGTACGTACTCGATCTGCGACCCGGTGCCGCACGACGGAGCCCCGAGCACCCTGCGGGTGGCGGTGCGACTGGTGGAGGCCGGTGAGTTCTCCACGTACGCGCACAAGGAGCTGCAGGCCGGCGAGGAGCTGGAGGTGCTGACCCCGGCGGGGCGCTTCATCCTGGAGCCGCGCCCCGGCCACTTCGCCGCGATCGTGGGCGGCAGCGGCATCACCCCGGTGCTCTCCCAGGTCCGCACCCTGCTGGAGCGGGAGGCCGAGGCCCGTTTCTGCCTGATACGCAGCGACCGTACGGCCGCCTCGACGATGTTCCTGGAGGAGGTCGCCGACCTCAAGGACCGCTGGCCGGACCGGCTGCAGCTGGTGACCGTGCTCTCCCGTGAGGAGCAGCAGGCCGGTATGCCGTCGGGCCGCCTCGACCAGGAGCGGCTGACCGGGATACTCCCCGGTCTGCTGCGACTGGAGACGGTCGACGGCTGGTTCCTGTGCGGGCCGTACGGGCTGGTGCAGGGCGCCGAGCGGGCGCTGCGCGCGCTGGGGGTGCCGCGCGGACGGATCCACGAGGAGATCTTCCATGTGGACCCGGCGCCGGTGACAGCCGTCCGGGCTCCCGCCGGTGCCATGGTCCGGGCCACGCTGGACGGCCGGGGCGGGAGCTGGGCGTCGGCCGGTGGCGAGTCGGTCCTGGAGACGGTGCTGCGCAACCGTCCGGACGCGCCGTACGCGTGCAAGGGCGGGGTGTGCGGGACCTGCCGGGCGCGGCTGGTGTCGGGCGAGGTGCGGATGGACCGCAATTTCGCGCTGGAGGCGGAGGAGTTGGACGCGGGCTATGTGCTGGCCTGTCAGTCGCATCCGGTCACCGAAGCCGTGGAGGTGGACTTCGACGCCTGAGGAACCTAATCTGACACATCGTCAGATACAAGGGGAGGCCGTAGCAATGGACTTCAGCTTCAGCGAGGAGCAGCTCGCAGCCGTCGAGGCGGCGCAGGCCGTCTTCTCCGGGGTGGCGGCCGACGCGGTGCCCAGTCCGGCCCTGGTCCCAGGTGCGGTGGCCGAGGACTTCGACCGCCCGCTCTGGCGCAAGCTCGCCGAGGCCGACCTGCTCGGCCTCGTCCTGGACGAGGCCCACGGCGGCGCCGGGCTCGACCCGCTCGCCCTGTGCCTCGTGCTGCGCGAGGCCGGGGCCGTGCTCGCCCGCGTGCCGCTCCTGGAAACCTGCGCCGCCGCGCTCGCCGTCCAGCGCTACGGCCCGCCCGAGCTGTGCGACCGACTGCTCCCCGACGTCGTCCGCGGCGCCCTCGTCCTCACCGTCGCCGCCCACGGCCGCACCGGCCACGACCCGGCCGAGCTCGCCGTCACCGCCCGCCGGGACGGCTCCGCCTGGGTGCTCGACGGCACCCACACCGCCGTCCCCTGGGCCCAGCACGCCGACCGCATCCTGGTCCCCGCCGTCACCCCCGACGGCCACCCGGTCCTCGCCCTGGTGCCGCGCGATTCGGCCGCCCTCGCCGACCAGGTCTCCACCAGCGGCGAGCTCTTCGCCGAAGTCCGTCTCGACGGCGTCCGCGTCCCCACCGAGGACGTCATCACCGCCGACGGCGCCTGGGACTGGCTCCGCCGCCTTCTCACCACCGGCACCTGCGCCCTGGCCCTGGGCCTCGGCTCGACCGTCCTGCGCCTCACCGCCGAATACACCGGCAAGCGCGAGCAGTTCGGGCACCCGATAGCCACCTTCCAGGCCGTCTCCATGCAGGTCGCCGACCGCTACATCGATCTGCGCGCCATGGAGGCCACCCTCTGGCAGGCCGCCTCGGACCGGCAGCTCGACCCGGTCGCCGTCGCCGTCGCCAAGATCTGGGCCTCGGAGGGCGTGCGCAGGGTCGTCCAGACCGCGCAGCACCTGCACGGTGGCTTCGGCGCGGACACGGACTACGTCCTGCACCGCTACCACGCCTGGGCGAAGCAGCTCGAACTCTCGCTCGGCCCGGCCGCCATGCACGAGGAGGCCCTGGGAGACCTCATCGCGGCGGAGGCGTGACGAGACCGATCCGCCGGGTCAGAGCACGTACGCGTCCGCGCCGCTGTCCGCCACCACGGTGCGGCCCGCGGCCTCCCAGCCGAGCATGCCGCCGTCGACATTGATCGCGTCGACGCCCTGGGCGATCAGGTACTGGGTGACCTGGGCGGAGCGGCCGCCGACCCGGCACATGACGTGGACGCGCTGGTCGGCCGGGACCTCGGCGGACCAGCGGGCGACGACCTCGCCCATGGGGATGTGCAGCGCGCCGTCGACATGTCCGGCGGACCATTCGTCGTGCTCGCGGACGTCCAGCAGGAACGCGTCGGCCGGGACGGCGGCGGCATCCACCTGGGGCAGCTGGGCGTGGAACATGGGAAACGGCCTCCTCGGCCTCCTCGAAACAAACCGACGACAGCGAACGTACCCGCTCAGCCCTTCGCGGGGCGAACAAGCTCCGAGAGCCGGGCCTCGCGATGGGCGACCTGGTTCAGGAGCGACTCGGCGATCTCGTTGAGCAGACCGTCCGGGTCGTCCGGGGCGAGCTTCATCATCTGCCCGATGGCGCTGCCCTCCAGGTCGGCGGCGATCGCCGCCAGCGTCTCCTTGCGCTCGGCGAGCCATTCCAGCCGGGCGTAGAGGACCTCGGCCTCGGTCGGCAGCTCCTCCTCCGCCACCGGCCCCGCCGCCCACTCCTCCACGAGCTCGCGCAGCAGCGCCTCGTCGGCGTGGGCGTAGGCCTCGTTCACCCGGGCGATGAACTCGCTGCGGCGCTTCTTCTCGCCCTCGTCCTGCGCGAGGTCGGGGTGCGCCGCCCGGGCCAGCTCGCGGTAGAGCCGCTGGGCCTCCTTGCCGGGACGGACCCGGCGCGGCGGGTCGGGGTCCTCGACCGGGCGGACGCCGTCGGAGCCGAGCAGGCCGCCGAAGAGCTCCTCGACCCCGGGCATGGGCATCACCAGGGCACGCGCCTCCCAGGCACGCCGGATGTCCTCACGGTCGCCGCTGTTGGCGGCGACCGCCTCCGCGATCAGCGCGTCGAGCTCGTCGAGCCGCGCGTACATCGGGCCGAGCTTCTGGTGGTGCAGCCGGGAGAAGTTGTCCACCTCGACCCGGTAGGTCTCCACCGCGATCTCGAACTCGATCAGCGCCTGCTCAGCCGCGCGCACCGCCCTGGCCAACCGGTCCTCGGGCTTGTCGGCGTTCGAGGGACTCGAAGGGCTCGACGAGGTGTCCGAGGGGGTCGATGGGTCAGCGGAGGGGATCGTCGGCGGGTCCGTCGGCGCGTTCGTCACCTGGACAGCCTACGAGGAGCCACCGGTCATATTCCAAGCTCGGCCGGGATCCGCCCGCTCCGCACCGCTTCCACCAGCTCCGCGTGGTCCGCTTCGGTGCGGTCCGCGTACGTCACCGCGAAGGCGGCCACGGCCTCGTCGAGCTCCTCGCCCTTGCCGCAGTAGCCGGCGATCAGCCGCGGGTCGGCGCTGTGCGCGTGCGCGCGGGCCAGCAGGGCGCCCGTCATGCGCGCGTAGTCGTCGATGAGGCCGGCCTGCAGGGAGGCCGGGTCGACGCTGCCCTTCCGGTTGCGGAACTGCCGCACCTGGTAGGGAC is part of the Streptomyces sp. NBC_01262 genome and harbors:
- a CDS encoding acyl-CoA dehydrogenase family protein — translated: MDFSFSEEQLAAVEAAQAVFSGVAADAVPSPALVPGAVAEDFDRPLWRKLAEADLLGLVLDEAHGGAGLDPLALCLVLREAGAVLARVPLLETCAAALAVQRYGPPELCDRLLPDVVRGALVLTVAAHGRTGHDPAELAVTARRDGSAWVLDGTHTAVPWAQHADRILVPAVTPDGHPVLALVPRDSAALADQVSTSGELFAEVRLDGVRVPTEDVITADGAWDWLRRLLTTGTCALALGLGSTVLRLTAEYTGKREQFGHPIATFQAVSMQVADRYIDLRAMEATLWQAASDRQLDPVAVAVAKIWASEGVRRVVQTAQHLHGGFGADTDYVLHRYHAWAKQLELSLGPAAMHEEALGDLIAAEA
- a CDS encoding 2Fe-2S iron-sulfur cluster-binding protein, which codes for MFHALRVAEVERLTDDSVAVTFEVPPHLREEYRFSAGQHLAIRRFTDSGQEIRRTYSICDPVPHDGAPSTLRVAVRLVEAGEFSTYAHKELQAGEELEVLTPAGRFILEPRPGHFAAIVGGSGITPVLSQVRTLLEREAEARFCLIRSDRTAASTMFLEEVADLKDRWPDRLQLVTVLSREEQQAGMPSGRLDQERLTGILPGLLRLETVDGWFLCGPYGLVQGAERALRALGVPRGRIHEEIFHVDPAPVTAVRAPAGAMVRATLDGRGGSWASAGGESVLETVLRNRPDAPYACKGGVCGTCRARLVSGEVRMDRNFALEAEELDAGYVLACQSHPVTEAVEVDFDA
- a CDS encoding rhodanese-like domain-containing protein, translated to MFHAQLPQVDAAAVPADAFLLDVREHDEWSAGHVDGALHIPMGEVVARWSAEVPADQRVHVMCRVGGRSAQVTQYLIAQGVDAINVDGGMLGWEAAGRTVVADSGADAYVL
- the paaD gene encoding 1,2-phenylacetyl-CoA epoxidase subunit PaaD, whose protein sequence is MVTTMLEEELRQAVGAVPDPELPVVTLEELGIVRGVRLVGPGRVEVELTPTYTGCPAIDTMAADVTRVLREHGIAEVSVRTVLSPPWSTEAISAEGRRKLAEYGIAPPRPTGAGGGPVPVGLSVRCPHCGSLDTTLLNRFSSTACKSLRRCESCREPFDHFKEL
- the paaA gene encoding 1,2-phenylacetyl-CoA epoxidase subunit PaaA — encoded protein: MTTAPAVGNATDTADSDTGTGTGIDPRLAAFDAAVAADSRIEPRDWMPDAYRATLIRQMAQHAHSEIIGMQPEANWITRAPSLRRKAILMAKVQDEAGHGLYLYSATETLGAARDELLDKLHTGRQRYSSIFNYPTLTWADVGAIGWLVDGAAITNQVPLCRCSYGPYARAMVRICKEESFHQRQGYELLLALSRGTPAQHAMAQDAVDRWWWPSLMMFGPPDDESGHSAQSMAWKIKRHSNDELRQRFVDICVPQAEILGLTLPDPALRWNEERGSHDYGPIDWTEFQEVLRGNGPCNEQRITQRRRAHEEGEWVREAATAYAAKHEGVRK
- a CDS encoding DUF5819 family protein is translated as MEPPEASEDTRPRPGGDIGPIGALSLPSRIAVALGVAVVAVGTCVHLLAVFLHVAPENTATKQHGDLVAEYIYPEFEQNWKLFAPNPVQQNTHIWARAEVRKADGDTATTGWTDLTAMDIAKILHNPAPSHANQNELRRAWSFYASTHGDENRPIGLRGELSRAYVQSIVEDRFGTHLDGGTVERVQVRAATTPVAAPPWSDERIDTKTTYQVLPWWPVDQDQDGDQGQDQDQEDGS
- the paaB gene encoding 1,2-phenylacetyl-CoA epoxidase subunit PaaB — protein: MTGNDWPLWEVFVRSRRGLSHSHAGSLHAPDATMALRQARDLYTRRGEGVSIWVVPSSQVTASSPDEKDSFFEPAADKPYRHPTFYEIPEGVRHL
- the paaC gene encoding 1,2-phenylacetyl-CoA epoxidase subunit PaaC, whose protein sequence is MNAPIALGDDALVLAQRLGEWAGHAPVLEEDVALANIALDLLGQARVLLSLAGDEDELAYLREEREFRNVQLVEQPNGDFAHTIARQLYFSSYQELMYGELATGPGEPAALAAKAVKEVAYHRDHAVQWTLRLGDGTPESHERMQRALDALWRYTGELFQPVEGLPVDLPALRGPWLETVGEVAARATLTLPDGPDRTAWSAGAGRQGVHTEPFGRMLAEMQHLHRSHPGASW